Proteins encoded by one window of Chondromyces crocatus:
- the ribD gene encoding bifunctional diaminohydroxyphosphoribosylaminopyrimidine deaminase/5-amino-6-(5-phosphoribosylamino)uracil reductase RibD, which translates to MMRAAIEEARKAMPSPNPPVGALVVSATGEILSATHHVRAGEEHAEVLALAAAGEGVKGGTLYVTLEPCNHEGRTPPCVDTILGSGVKRVVIGSLDPNPEVVGGGAQRLSDAGLPVEVGVAGAEARALIAPWAKYITTGLPHVALKLALSLDGRIATRTGASKWVTGPEARAKVQELRARHDAVAVGIGTALADDPRLTVRESSFLPEGRMSPIRLVFDTRLRLPLHTRLVQTAREVPTWVLSGADAPEEAEQALVDAGCMVLRTPTSAEGRVDVTAAMRLCAAQGIVSILVEGGAELAGSLLASRVPDELHAFVAPILLGPRGRPGAVDWAGPDTPVEAPRIVDPHWELCGRDAYVSGPLAFPSRG; encoded by the coding sequence ATGATGCGTGCCGCCATCGAGGAGGCACGCAAGGCCATGCCGTCCCCCAACCCGCCTGTCGGCGCGCTGGTGGTGAGCGCCACTGGAGAGATCCTCTCCGCGACGCACCACGTGAGGGCCGGCGAGGAGCATGCCGAGGTCCTCGCCCTCGCCGCCGCGGGCGAGGGGGTGAAGGGAGGGACGCTCTACGTCACCCTGGAGCCGTGCAACCACGAGGGGAGGACGCCTCCCTGCGTCGACACCATCCTCGGTTCGGGCGTCAAACGGGTCGTCATCGGCTCGCTCGATCCGAACCCGGAGGTCGTTGGCGGCGGCGCGCAGCGGCTGAGCGACGCTGGCCTCCCGGTGGAGGTGGGCGTCGCTGGCGCAGAGGCGCGGGCGCTGATTGCTCCTTGGGCAAAATACATCACGACTGGACTGCCTCATGTCGCGCTGAAGCTCGCCCTGTCCCTCGATGGGAGGATCGCGACGCGAACGGGGGCTTCCAAGTGGGTCACCGGGCCCGAGGCGCGCGCCAAGGTGCAGGAACTCCGGGCCCGCCACGACGCCGTGGCGGTCGGGATCGGGACGGCGCTGGCCGACGATCCTCGGCTGACGGTGCGGGAGTCGTCGTTCCTGCCCGAGGGGCGCATGAGCCCCATCCGGCTGGTCTTCGACACGCGGCTGCGGTTGCCGCTGCACACGCGATTGGTCCAGACGGCGCGCGAGGTGCCCACGTGGGTGCTGTCGGGCGCGGACGCCCCCGAGGAGGCGGAGCAAGCGCTGGTGGACGCGGGGTGCATGGTGCTGCGCACGCCGACGTCGGCCGAGGGGCGGGTGGACGTCACGGCGGCGATGCGGCTCTGCGCGGCACAGGGGATCGTGTCCATCCTCGTCGAGGGCGGTGCCGAGCTGGCGGGGAGCTTGCTCGCCTCGCGTGTGCCGGACGAGCTGCATGCGTTCGTCGCGCCCATCCTTCTCGGGCCGCGAGGGCGCCCAGGGGCCGTGGACTGGGCAGGGCCGGACACGCCGGTGGAGGCGCCCCGGATCGTCGATCCGCACTGGGAGCTGTGCGGGCGTGATGCCTACGTGAGCGGTCCGCTGGCGTTCCCGTCTCGCGGCTGA
- the def gene encoding peptide deformylase, whose translation MAIRTILHYPDPRLRQKAQPVTQITPELERLIDDMAETMYAAPGVGLAATQVGEPHRIFIIDIASEDEPSNLMVFINPEITHREGGDVLGPEGCLSFPGVSEDIKRAVKVTVRAQDRHGKTFELTAEDLLSVAIQHELDHLDGVLMIDRMGVLKKRIVQRKMQKRHAEAAG comes from the coding sequence ATGGCCATCCGAACCATCCTCCACTACCCCGACCCCCGCCTCCGCCAGAAGGCACAGCCCGTCACCCAGATCACCCCCGAGCTGGAGCGACTCATCGATGACATGGCCGAGACCATGTACGCCGCGCCTGGCGTCGGCCTCGCCGCGACACAGGTCGGCGAGCCCCATCGCATCTTCATCATCGACATCGCGTCCGAGGACGAACCCTCGAACCTGATGGTGTTCATCAACCCCGAGATCACCCACCGGGAAGGCGGCGACGTGCTCGGCCCCGAGGGGTGCCTCTCCTTCCCGGGCGTGAGCGAGGACATCAAGCGCGCCGTGAAGGTCACCGTGCGGGCCCAGGATCGCCACGGGAAGACCTTCGAGCTGACCGCGGAAGATCTGCTGTCCGTCGCGATCCAGCACGAACTCGATCACCTCGACGGCGTGCTCATGATCGATCGCATGGGCGTGCTCAAGAAGCGCATCGTCCAGCGCAAGATGCAGAAGCGCCACGCCGAAGCCGCCGGCTGA
- a CDS encoding ATPase, T2SS/T4P/T4SS family translates to MFSVIVSEKGGAERREVFDRTEINVGRVQGNELMLPKGNVSKRHARLLYRDGRFIITDLKSTNGTYVNGRKIAQATIVREGDKIYIGDFVLRVETVSVSEVAVSSIEGQAAPLPTHQEPGEVEGFNAAPSMPGEALDRGLPVGPSAAPPPASSFDRPSSLGDPAERRNLPSNTISPVEPALVPLPPSSVERSQGVPSPQVEPRGELSRTGGHVISHFPLENDPDESIEAFPGPPRVPSPRTSALSTGTGPTLPATPPPGAVRPATVTALQPPSRVTPGVLTLDRSTPREPLSGASLGIPTGTGSYPAASPIPTGTGSYPAASPIPSGTGSHPAASPRRALVPPASDRAVQISEPFVATARQRALSRLMERLGQTVDLRPLAGGGAPDEALTRRLEVGLGEAVMGLRAAGDLPADVDGDTLVADARRELIQLGPLEALLQDDDVSEIQVFRHDHVVVTHNRRSVAAEVGFSNDAALARIIQRLCVLGGVAQGEGEALIERTLPRGARLLAVLSATPGGGVALTLRKPQRVELSLDDLVRSGTISRGMAGLLAQCVAARANVLVVGSRGSGAAALLGALAAAGGVDERLVALQDDDDLVIQPPHAIGISLGSTNVTAASAVRTAARLRPDRILVHSLSGQVAAELVLAIGDGATGVLAGARAATLRQAIPRLIADIAAARPGVPLEAAREWLASSIDLVVEIARLRDGRDRVFRVADLVMEGGQLAVRDVLTFSVERTAAGGAIEGSFHSSGVIPSIVEDLAARGVNIDTAPLRRSR, encoded by the coding sequence ATGTTCTCGGTGATCGTCAGCGAGAAGGGGGGCGCGGAGCGCCGCGAGGTTTTCGACAGGACCGAGATCAACGTCGGCCGCGTCCAGGGCAACGAGCTGATGTTGCCCAAGGGCAACGTCTCGAAGCGTCACGCGCGTCTCCTCTACCGCGACGGTCGCTTCATCATCACCGATCTCAAGAGCACCAACGGCACGTACGTCAACGGGCGCAAGATCGCCCAGGCGACGATCGTCCGCGAGGGTGACAAGATCTACATCGGCGACTTCGTTCTCCGCGTCGAGACGGTGTCGGTGAGTGAGGTCGCGGTGTCCTCGATCGAGGGACAAGCCGCCCCCCTGCCCACCCACCAGGAGCCCGGGGAGGTCGAAGGGTTCAACGCCGCGCCGAGCATGCCAGGCGAGGCCCTCGACCGTGGCCTCCCCGTCGGCCCCTCTGCTGCGCCGCCGCCCGCCAGCAGCTTCGATCGCCCCTCCTCCCTGGGCGATCCGGCCGAGCGCCGCAACCTGCCGTCGAACACGATCTCCCCCGTGGAACCCGCGCTGGTTCCCTTGCCTCCCTCGTCCGTCGAGCGGAGCCAGGGCGTCCCCTCCCCCCAGGTCGAGCCCCGCGGGGAGCTGTCTCGCACCGGCGGGCACGTGATCAGCCACTTCCCGCTGGAGAACGATCCGGACGAGTCGATCGAGGCCTTCCCTGGCCCTCCGCGGGTCCCTTCCCCACGCACCAGCGCGCTCTCGACGGGGACGGGTCCCACGCTCCCGGCGACACCACCGCCTGGCGCCGTGCGCCCCGCTACGGTCACGGCGCTCCAGCCCCCCTCGCGCGTCACACCGGGCGTGCTCACGCTGGACAGGTCGACCCCACGCGAGCCCCTCAGCGGCGCCTCCCTGGGCATCCCCACGGGCACGGGCAGCTACCCGGCAGCATCCCCCATCCCCACGGGCACGGGCAGCTACCCGGCAGCGTCCCCCATCCCCAGCGGCACGGGAAGCCACCCCGCGGCCTCACCGCGACGCGCGCTCGTCCCGCCCGCTTCGGACCGCGCCGTGCAGATCTCCGAGCCCTTCGTCGCGACGGCCCGCCAGCGCGCGCTCTCCCGGCTCATGGAGCGGCTCGGGCAGACGGTCGATCTGCGCCCCCTCGCGGGTGGTGGTGCGCCCGATGAGGCCCTGACGCGCCGCCTGGAGGTCGGGCTGGGCGAGGCCGTGATGGGCCTGCGCGCCGCGGGCGACCTCCCGGCCGACGTCGACGGCGACACCCTCGTGGCGGACGCACGCCGCGAGCTGATCCAGCTCGGCCCCCTGGAGGCGCTGCTCCAGGACGACGACGTTTCCGAGATCCAGGTCTTCCGCCACGACCACGTGGTCGTGACGCACAACCGCCGGTCGGTGGCCGCGGAGGTGGGCTTCAGCAACGACGCGGCCCTCGCGCGCATCATCCAGAGATTGTGCGTGCTCGGCGGCGTCGCCCAGGGCGAGGGAGAGGCTCTCATCGAGCGCACCCTCCCGCGCGGCGCCCGCTTGCTGGCGGTCCTCTCCGCCACGCCGGGCGGAGGCGTCGCCCTGACCCTCCGCAAACCCCAGCGCGTCGAGCTCTCTCTCGACGATCTCGTCCGCAGCGGGACCATCTCGCGCGGGATGGCCGGCCTTCTCGCTCAGTGCGTCGCAGCGCGCGCCAACGTGCTGGTCGTGGGCTCACGCGGCTCGGGGGCCGCGGCCCTGCTCGGCGCCCTCGCGGCAGCCGGCGGCGTCGACGAGCGCCTGGTCGCCCTGCAGGACGACGACGACCTGGTGATCCAGCCGCCCCACGCGATCGGCATCTCGCTGGGCAGCACGAACGTCACGGCCGCCAGCGCCGTGCGCACGGCGGCCCGCCTGAGGCCGGATCGCATCCTGGTCCACAGCCTCTCGGGCCAGGTCGCGGCGGAGCTGGTGCTCGCCATCGGAGACGGCGCGACCGGCGTCCTCGCCGGCGCCCGCGCAGCCACCTTGCGCCAAGCCATCCCCCGCCTCATCGCCGACATCGCCGCAGCGAGGCCAGGCGTCCCGCTCGAAGCAGCGCGTGAGTGGCTGGCGTCGTCGATCGACCTCGTCGTCGAGATCGCCCGACTCCGCGACGGCCGCGATCGGGTGTTCCGGGTCGCCGATCTCGTCATGGAAGGCGGTCAGCTCGCCGTGCGCGACGTCCTCACCTTCTCGGTCGAGCGGACGGCCGCTGGAGGCGCCATCGAAGGCAGTTTCCACTCCTCCGGCGTGATCCCCTCCATCGTGGAGGACCTTGCCGCGCGGGGCGTCAACATCGACACCGCGCCCCTCCGCCGCAGCCGTTGA
- a CDS encoding cold-shock protein, whose protein sequence is MAVGIVKWFNDEKGWGFIKQEAGPDVFVHYSQISGDGRRRLIENETVEFEIKEGPKGLQAINVVRGEAS, encoded by the coding sequence ATGGCAGTTGGCATCGTGAAGTGGTTCAACGACGAAAAAGGCTGGGGCTTCATCAAGCAGGAGGCCGGCCCCGATGTCTTCGTGCATTACTCGCAGATCAGCGGAGACGGGCGTCGTCGGCTCATCGAGAACGAGACCGTCGAGTTCGAGATCAAGGAGGGTCCCAAGGGCCTTCAGGCGATCAACGTGGTCCGCGGCGAAGCCAGCTGA
- a CDS encoding formylglycine-generating enzyme family protein, with protein MRTAVPLALAFISVASLGAAAPPQRTPSWTSAPARANPPPTLPAAAAAETSEGVLALRTPGPDAVLIRAESFSMGSSEPEIGHAITLCKLEPGGHACVNELAETFMNESSIHEVYLSDYWLDRTEVTVARYRQCVAAGACDSPPYASGGQRFDQPDFPVVLVTWFDASRFCAWAGGRLPTEAEWERAARGGRHGGTTPWQLGQNAGRRYPWGNVYNPFHANHGQLALDTNLDAGDGALELAPVGTFPQGRTPDGIDDLAGNVEEWVADWYAPEYPPESARNPRGPASGDERVVRGGSYVHGRPWLRTSARLHDLPSTRRTWRGFRCARDA; from the coding sequence ATGCGCACTGCGGTCCCGCTCGCGCTGGCCTTCATTTCCGTGGCCTCCCTCGGAGCAGCCGCGCCTCCGCAGAGGACTCCTTCCTGGACATCGGCGCCGGCGCGCGCCAACCCCCCTCCCACCCTGCCTGCCGCGGCGGCCGCGGAGACCTCGGAGGGCGTGCTCGCACTCCGTACGCCAGGGCCTGATGCGGTCCTGATCCGCGCCGAGAGCTTCAGCATGGGCTCGAGCGAGCCGGAAATTGGACACGCCATCACCCTCTGCAAGCTGGAGCCGGGCGGTCACGCCTGCGTGAACGAGCTCGCGGAAACGTTCATGAACGAGTCCTCCATCCACGAGGTCTACCTGTCCGACTACTGGCTCGACCGGACCGAGGTCACGGTCGCCCGCTACCGCCAGTGCGTGGCCGCGGGGGCCTGTGACAGCCCCCCGTATGCGTCCGGCGGACAGCGATTCGACCAGCCGGACTTTCCCGTGGTGCTCGTCACCTGGTTCGACGCCTCGCGCTTCTGCGCTTGGGCGGGAGGTCGCTTGCCGACCGAGGCCGAATGGGAGCGAGCCGCCAGGGGCGGTCGTCACGGAGGCACCACCCCCTGGCAGCTCGGCCAGAACGCGGGGCGGCGCTATCCCTGGGGAAACGTCTACAACCCGTTCCACGCCAACCACGGCCAGCTCGCGCTGGACACCAACCTGGACGCGGGCGATGGCGCCCTGGAACTCGCGCCCGTGGGCACCTTTCCCCAGGGGCGCACGCCAGACGGCATCGACGACCTCGCCGGCAACGTCGAGGAGTGGGTGGCCGACTGGTACGCACCCGAGTACCCGCCCGAAAGCGCACGGAACCCGCGAGGACCCGCGAGCGGTGACGAGCGTGTGGTCCGCGGCGGCTCCTATGTCCACGGACGGCCGTGGCTACGAACGTCCGCGCGGCTGCACGACCTGCCGAGCACGCGCCGGACGTGGCGCGGGTTCCGCTGTGCGCGGGATGCCTGA
- a CDS encoding SIR2 family protein, translating to MNAGDDAAVLAELQGALEGGDVVLFVGGGISVAAGLPTWRQFAEGVIALMRQRGLDAAMVQEVADLAHAQRYLDAMAAAEDALGPVFQEQVMAVLDDAGHELPPIAHALAALRYDLRAVVTTNLNHLLERAFGWEVFTTITDAVAHGRGFILKLQGTLRDPSTWALTRERFHAQLSAPEARRALASVFSVCPVLFVGFGWGDDSFEQMLRDVRDLSGEGAPPRFALMPASSLPPYRRKTLQEMGFRILPYDNVGGKHAELLDILDRLVEGSSRIDIRPAPKSILPPAIPDLEIPPSSSGLSGLAGFAASWSLLDFGEPEMPAGALDAPSRAAGSIALTSRRMSEPPANPIEVFFSYSEADRDLRDKIETHLAILKRKGVIRGWHEGEIGAGEDWDREVREHLESAKMILLLISADFLASDFCYEAQMRRAIQRHERGEARVIPIILDACDWEPAPFGKLKPLPDKGRAVTSWANQSEAFADIARGIRKEVEQLTQNPS from the coding sequence ATGAACGCGGGGGATGACGCTGCTGTCCTCGCGGAGCTCCAGGGCGCCCTCGAGGGAGGGGACGTCGTGCTCTTCGTGGGAGGCGGCATCTCCGTGGCTGCCGGTCTGCCGACCTGGCGTCAGTTCGCCGAAGGGGTGATCGCGCTGATGCGCCAGCGCGGTCTGGACGCTGCCATGGTTCAGGAGGTCGCGGACCTCGCGCACGCGCAGCGCTACCTCGACGCCATGGCCGCGGCCGAGGACGCGCTGGGGCCCGTCTTCCAGGAGCAGGTGATGGCCGTGCTCGACGACGCGGGGCACGAGCTCCCGCCGATCGCGCACGCCCTCGCTGCCCTGCGGTACGACCTGCGTGCGGTGGTCACCACCAACCTGAACCACCTGCTCGAGCGCGCCTTCGGCTGGGAGGTCTTCACCACCATCACGGACGCGGTCGCGCACGGGCGTGGCTTCATCCTCAAGCTCCAGGGGACGCTTCGCGACCCTTCGACGTGGGCGCTGACGCGGGAGCGCTTCCACGCGCAGCTCTCCGCACCCGAGGCGCGGCGCGCGCTCGCCTCTGTCTTCTCGGTGTGCCCGGTGCTCTTCGTCGGCTTCGGCTGGGGCGACGACAGCTTCGAGCAGATGCTCAGGGACGTCCGCGATCTCTCTGGCGAGGGGGCGCCGCCGCGCTTCGCGCTCATGCCGGCGTCGAGCTTGCCCCCCTACCGTCGCAAGACGCTGCAGGAGATGGGCTTCCGGATCCTGCCGTACGACAACGTCGGCGGAAAGCACGCCGAGCTGCTCGACATCCTGGACCGGCTCGTCGAAGGGTCGAGCCGCATCGACATCCGGCCGGCCCCGAAGTCCATCCTGCCGCCCGCCATCCCCGATCTCGAGATTCCTCCCTCGTCATCCGGACTGTCCGGGCTCGCCGGGTTCGCGGCGAGCTGGAGCCTGCTCGACTTCGGGGAGCCGGAGATGCCTGCGGGCGCGCTGGACGCTCCCTCGCGCGCTGCAGGTAGCATCGCGCTGACGTCGCGGCGGATGAGCGAGCCACCCGCGAACCCCATCGAGGTCTTCTTCTCGTACTCGGAAGCGGACCGGGATCTGCGCGACAAGATCGAGACGCACCTGGCCATCCTCAAGAGGAAGGGCGTGATCCGCGGTTGGCACGAAGGCGAGATCGGTGCTGGAGAGGACTGGGACCGGGAGGTGCGCGAGCACCTGGAGTCCGCGAAGATGATCCTCCTCCTCATCAGCGCCGACTTCCTCGCCTCGGACTTCTGTTACGAGGCGCAGATGCGGCGCGCCATCCAGCGCCACGAGCGGGGGGAAGCGCGCGTCATCCCGATCATCCTCGACGCCTGCGACTGGGAGCCCGCGCCCTTCGGGAAGTTGAAGCCGCTGCCCGACAAGGGGAGGGCGGTCACGAGCTGGGCGAACCAGAGCGAGGCGTTCGCCGACATCGCGCGCGGTATCCGCAAGGAGGTCGAGCAGCTCACACAAAACCCCTCGTAG
- a CDS encoding ATP/GTP-binding protein, whose translation MSHSEVPPPPGIWGVPPWTGRNLASRDEQLVEISAALARRGMAPLCGLGGAGKTMLAIEFAHRNASAYDIVYMIQSESQWSLLNGFAALASELRVPEQELLMDEASSSQTSSGSKTSSRQPRVVTAVKSRLGRRGRWLLIFDGVRSPQLLDHYLPSITQGGHILMTSTNPIWRGLATVAVRGLSRAESVSFLLRRTGEVDAEVADTLAERLGDLPLALAQAGAYIEETGRPLAEYVSLFRQRPAALLERPQTLPVTVATTWESSLAEVFQSPPAADLLSLLSFFPMEEIPRRVLSGHDPLVLDDAIAVLRLHSLIEVKPASYSVHRLVKIIVQHQLRQEDRQRWREAARQLLRTSVSQPSTIDPNELTEPDLS comes from the coding sequence GTGAGCCACTCAGAGGTGCCTCCTCCTCCTGGTATCTGGGGCGTGCCGCCCTGGACCGGCAGGAACCTCGCTTCCCGCGACGAGCAGCTCGTGGAGATCAGCGCGGCGCTGGCTCGCCGCGGCATGGCTCCGCTCTGCGGGCTGGGTGGCGCGGGCAAGACGATGCTCGCCATCGAGTTCGCCCACCGGAACGCGAGCGCGTACGACATCGTGTACATGATCCAGAGCGAGTCCCAGTGGTCCTTGCTCAACGGGTTCGCGGCGCTCGCGTCGGAGCTGCGGGTGCCGGAGCAGGAGCTGCTGATGGACGAGGCCTCCTCGTCACAGACCAGCTCGGGCAGCAAGACGTCGTCACGGCAGCCGCGGGTGGTCACCGCCGTGAAGAGTCGGCTCGGGCGAAGGGGAAGGTGGCTTCTCATCTTCGACGGTGTGCGCAGCCCGCAGCTGCTCGATCACTACCTGCCGAGCATCACGCAGGGGGGACACATCTTGATGACCTCGACCAACCCCATCTGGAGAGGGCTGGCGACGGTAGCGGTCCGTGGGCTGTCGCGCGCGGAGTCCGTGAGCTTTCTTCTGCGGCGCACTGGCGAGGTCGACGCCGAGGTCGCCGACACGCTCGCGGAGCGGCTCGGCGATCTGCCGCTCGCCCTGGCGCAGGCAGGTGCATACATCGAGGAAACGGGGCGCCCCCTCGCGGAGTACGTGTCGCTCTTCCGGCAGCGGCCGGCAGCGCTCCTCGAGCGCCCTCAGACGCTTCCGGTCACGGTGGCCACCACCTGGGAGAGCTCGCTGGCCGAGGTCTTCCAGAGCCCGCCAGCCGCGGACCTGCTCAGCCTCCTCTCGTTCTTCCCCATGGAGGAGATCCCACGCAGGGTGCTCTCCGGGCACGATCCGCTGGTCCTCGACGACGCCATCGCCGTCCTGCGCTTGCACTCGCTGATCGAGGTGAAGCCCGCTTCCTACAGCGTACACCGGCTCGTCAAGATCATCGTGCAGCACCAGCTTCGCCAGGAGGACCGACAGCGCTGGAGGGAGGCGGCACGCCAGCTTTTGCGTACCTCGGTGAGCCAACCCTCCACCATCGATCCCAACGAACTCACGGAGCCCGACCTCTCGTGA
- the fxsT gene encoding FxSxx-COOH system tetratricopeptide repeat protein: MLAPAKNPIDVFFTYAPRDEDLQPKLEIHLDALKRQGFIRSYKGWPLDALKERQEQATQSLHEARIVLLLVSSDFLHDGSWRLPELREALQRDGKGECRVIPVILRPCSWEKTSLGRLSALPARARAVTSYPNQSEAFAEIAKGIRIAVRDLSPAQKRPPGSSPDLGEAAPEIKKLPPRNPSFTGRDRLLSDLRAALTSGGPAALTQAISGLGGVGKTQLAAEYAHRYANQYDVVWWVRAEEPAMIAEEFAQLAAALGLPEKDEADQRLAVEAVRSWLSRHDRWLLVLDNVNDPKTLTPFLPHPRTGHVIITSRNPSWRGVATPLPVPTLERSESVKLLLDRTHQDDTPAAERLAEALGDLPLALVQAAATIEETQSTIATYYNAFGEHLRDLLGRGVPTDYPAPVATTWGLALQEAQRISPIAVDLLRLCAFLAPDDIPREGLARAGEHVPPQLAEAMADPFALDDAVAALRRYSFMEVHEGVISVHRLVQAVVRDRLPEEDLKIWADAAVTLVDHEFPEGSDKVENWPLCARWLPHALTAVVHAELHGVAREARARLLARFAVYLQVRAAFAEAKGYLDQALALHEAEYGSDDPRVASVLRNLGSVLHDLGDLGGARGCFERALRIDVATYGYDHPEVAHDVNDLGSVLMDLGDLPAARKYLERALSIDEATYGPDHPSVAIRLNNLGALFRDLGDFTSARAHLERALAIDVGAYGEDHPTVAHGRTNLGRLLHDLGDLQGARAQFEEALTIDEQTYGYYHPRFALALNNRGRVLRDLGDLAGARADFERALAIVEATYGPDHPDVARDINNLGSVLRDLGDLEGARGCFERVLKIAEATYGPDHPAVAIGCNNLGSVLQAIGDLEGARSELERALSIAQTTYGPDHPVVASIVNNLGRVLQALGDLPGAWQQIERAVTIATKALGPSHPSVQIFSRNLARISDALGSAP; this comes from the coding sequence ATGCTTGCTCCGGCGAAGAACCCCATCGATGTGTTCTTCACCTACGCTCCCAGGGACGAAGATCTACAGCCGAAGCTCGAGATCCACCTCGACGCGCTGAAGCGGCAGGGTTTCATCCGGAGCTACAAGGGATGGCCGCTCGATGCCTTGAAGGAGCGGCAGGAGCAGGCGACGCAGAGCTTGCACGAGGCGAGGATCGTGCTGCTCCTCGTGAGCTCGGACTTTCTGCACGATGGGTCGTGGCGCCTCCCGGAGCTGCGCGAAGCGCTCCAGAGGGACGGGAAGGGGGAGTGTCGCGTCATCCCCGTCATCCTCCGCCCGTGTTCGTGGGAGAAGACGTCCCTCGGGCGTCTCTCTGCGCTGCCGGCGCGGGCGAGGGCGGTGACGAGCTACCCGAACCAGAGCGAAGCGTTCGCGGAGATCGCCAAGGGCATTCGCATCGCGGTGCGGGACCTGAGCCCCGCGCAGAAGCGACCGCCGGGGAGCTCGCCGGATCTCGGTGAGGCGGCGCCCGAGATCAAGAAGTTGCCTCCTCGTAATCCCAGCTTCACGGGTCGTGATCGGCTCCTGAGCGATCTCAGGGCGGCGCTCACGTCGGGAGGGCCCGCCGCGCTGACGCAGGCCATCAGCGGGCTCGGCGGTGTGGGCAAGACCCAGCTCGCCGCCGAGTACGCGCACCGTTACGCGAACCAGTACGACGTGGTCTGGTGGGTGAGGGCCGAGGAGCCCGCCATGATCGCAGAAGAGTTCGCGCAGCTGGCCGCGGCGCTGGGGCTGCCGGAGAAGGACGAAGCCGATCAGCGGCTCGCGGTGGAGGCGGTGCGGAGCTGGCTCTCTCGTCATGATCGCTGGCTCCTCGTCCTCGACAACGTCAACGATCCGAAGACGCTGACGCCGTTCCTTCCGCACCCTCGCACCGGCCACGTGATCATCACGTCGCGCAACCCGAGCTGGCGAGGCGTCGCCACGCCGCTCCCGGTGCCGACCCTGGAGCGGAGCGAGTCGGTGAAGCTCCTGCTCGATCGTACCCACCAGGACGACACGCCGGCGGCAGAGCGCCTCGCCGAGGCCCTCGGGGACCTTCCGCTCGCGCTGGTCCAGGCGGCGGCGACCATCGAAGAGACCCAGTCGACGATCGCCACCTACTACAACGCCTTCGGGGAACACCTGCGCGATCTACTCGGGCGGGGGGTACCCACCGACTATCCGGCGCCCGTGGCCACCACCTGGGGGCTCGCGTTGCAGGAGGCGCAGCGCATCTCGCCGATCGCCGTCGATCTCTTGCGGCTCTGTGCCTTTCTCGCGCCGGACGACATTCCCCGCGAGGGGCTCGCTCGCGCCGGAGAGCACGTCCCGCCGCAGCTCGCGGAGGCGATGGCCGACCCGTTCGCGCTCGATGACGCCGTGGCTGCGCTGCGGCGTTACTCCTTCATGGAGGTCCATGAAGGGGTGATCTCGGTCCACCGTCTGGTGCAGGCGGTGGTGCGCGATCGGCTCCCCGAAGAAGATCTGAAGATCTGGGCCGACGCCGCGGTGACGCTCGTGGATCACGAGTTCCCGGAAGGGAGCGACAAGGTCGAGAACTGGCCCCTGTGCGCGCGGTGGCTGCCGCACGCGCTGACCGCGGTGGTGCACGCCGAGCTGCATGGGGTGGCCCGGGAAGCGCGAGCGCGGCTTCTCGCCAGGTTCGCGGTGTATCTCCAGGTGCGTGCCGCGTTCGCCGAAGCGAAGGGGTACCTGGATCAGGCGCTCGCTCTGCACGAGGCCGAGTACGGTTCCGATGATCCTCGGGTCGCGTCCGTGCTGAGGAACCTCGGGAGCGTGCTCCACGATCTGGGCGACCTGGGGGGAGCGCGTGGGTGCTTCGAGCGAGCGCTCCGGATCGATGTGGCCACCTACGGGTACGACCATCCCGAGGTGGCGCACGACGTGAACGATCTGGGCAGCGTGCTCATGGATCTCGGTGATCTGCCAGCGGCGCGAAAGTACCTGGAGCGGGCGCTCAGCATCGACGAGGCGACCTACGGTCCCGACCACCCCAGCGTGGCGATCCGGCTGAACAACCTGGGTGCGCTGTTCCGCGATCTCGGAGACTTCACCAGCGCCCGGGCGCACCTGGAGCGCGCGCTGGCGATCGACGTGGGGGCGTACGGCGAAGATCACCCGACGGTCGCGCATGGCAGGACGAACCTCGGCCGCCTCCTGCATGATCTCGGCGACCTCCAGGGGGCACGCGCGCAGTTCGAGGAAGCGCTCACCATCGACGAGCAGACGTACGGCTACTACCATCCGCGCTTCGCCCTCGCGCTCAACAACCGCGGCCGCGTCTTGCGCGACCTGGGGGATCTCGCGGGCGCCCGAGCCGACTTCGAGCGCGCTCTCGCCATCGTGGAGGCGACGTACGGCCCTGATCACCCGGACGTGGCGCGGGACATCAACAACCTGGGCAGCGTGCTGCGCGATCTCGGCGACCTCGAGGGGGCCCGGGGATGCTTCGAGCGCGTCCTCAAGATCGCCGAGGCGACCTACGGGCCGGACCATCCGGCCGTGGCCATCGGGTGTAACAACCTGGGCAGCGTCCTCCAGGCCATCGGCGATCTGGAGGGGGCGCGGAGTGAGCTGGAGCGGGCACTCTCCATCGCGCAGACGACATATGGCCCCGATCACCCGGTGGTGGCGAGCATCGTGAACAACCTGGGGAGGGTACTGCAGGCGCTCGGGGATCTGCCCGGCGCCTGGCAGCAGATCGAGCGCGCCGTGACCATCGCGACCAAGGCGCTCGGGCCCAGTCACCCCTCGGTGCAGATCTTCTCGCGGAACCTGGCCCGCATCAGCGATGCCCTCGGCAGCGCCCCCTGA